A part of Streptomyces sp. NBC_01235 genomic DNA contains:
- a CDS encoding LuxR C-terminal-related transcriptional regulator, producing MRVLRLVYGDQRAAAELAARLTERQAAGLDPLPTEPADLAPALLHGHRREIRALPEDTRLLLLLAAADQYPVATHAFLRAVAADRLDTRPVEAAEAAGLAYVTAGGVGFRDAWTRIAAYETAAPADRRDVHRLLARVLHGPAETPRRSWHRGAGALGPSGRLAAELTAAAAQARAAGDPALAGALAERAAALCTDPGEQSRLLAHAATDAWRAGDGDRSRTLAARTNTDALTGILALRTGNAAEAFDALLAGAARAAVPRLAPGGPARAQKGTLPPADTTKAVSSTSSTSSAPSITDADLAGAGADGDGAAPVRVLAAAAELGGVHGGVQGGLPGGLQGGGGGAVAAHVPVRAADLAAAGGTVPLASTPPATRLLARATDFAGAEPDTGGGADAARVPTPATKLAGTRDSGADAVAAHVPGPATEFTGARGGGADAVTARVPDRATGATGATGVTEATGVTGVTGVTEATEVTRVTEATGVTGATGVTEATGVTEATGVTEATGVTGVTEATEVTRVTEATGVTGATRATGVTGVTGVTVATGAIGAGEATVATGAVEATGAVEGVAAEGVVELAPRVLVAHLLARAAEAAVYTGDLRRCREAVLVARELGLDPPGVPGGIDAAVDGRYDDARVLLEATAGRCGPGGDPTLLVHAGIAALMLGDHTRAATATVRAAAAARARGDIPAVSQAMEFRAYADFWTGRPRAAEATALDALRQAYATGQDNGACHLQAALAMFAALTGDGDLCRERAAAARSYALAHGLGLPAALAQWALAFLDLGSARYDAAATRLRALAASGPGHGHRAIRHLATPHYVEAAARTGDTRVARAAHADYDRWARAVGSPDDLALSARCRALLTPGADALDHYRTALDLHAEGSRAFERARTELLFGSALRRLRLRTEARDRLHSALEAFDSFGAPHCAEAARAELRALGAPATPTRAGRRPTTDLTAQQLLVARMAADGATNREIATRLALSPRTIDHHLRGVFTRLGIRSRIELVRLLADGDEG from the coding sequence GTGCGCGTCCTGCGTCTCGTATACGGCGACCAGCGCGCCGCCGCCGAACTCGCGGCACGGCTGACCGAACGGCAGGCGGCCGGCCTCGACCCGTTGCCGACCGAACCCGCCGACCTCGCCCCCGCCCTGCTGCACGGACACCGCCGGGAGATCCGCGCCCTGCCGGAGGACACCCGGCTGCTGCTCCTGCTGGCCGCCGCCGACCAGTACCCGGTGGCCACCCACGCCTTCCTGCGGGCCGTGGCCGCCGACCGCCTCGACACCCGGCCCGTGGAGGCGGCCGAGGCGGCCGGCCTCGCATACGTCACGGCGGGCGGGGTCGGCTTCCGCGACGCGTGGACCCGGATCGCGGCCTACGAGACGGCGGCCCCGGCCGACCGGCGCGACGTCCACCGGCTGCTTGCCCGTGTCCTGCACGGCCCGGCGGAGACGCCCCGGCGGTCCTGGCACCGGGGCGCGGGCGCGCTCGGCCCCAGCGGGCGGCTCGCCGCGGAACTGACGGCGGCGGCCGCCCAGGCACGCGCCGCCGGCGACCCGGCCCTCGCCGGCGCCCTCGCCGAACGCGCCGCCGCGCTCTGCACGGACCCCGGCGAACAGTCCCGCCTCCTCGCCCACGCGGCGACCGACGCCTGGCGCGCGGGCGACGGCGACCGCTCCCGCACCCTCGCCGCCCGCACGAACACCGACGCCCTCACCGGCATCCTCGCCCTGCGAACGGGCAACGCGGCGGAGGCCTTCGACGCCCTGCTGGCAGGCGCGGCGCGGGCAGCCGTACCCCGGCTCGCGCCCGGCGGCCCGGCGCGGGCGCAGAAGGGCACCCTCCCACCCGCCGACACCACGAAGGCCGTTTCCTCCACCTCCTCCACCTCCTCCGCTCCCTCCATCACCGACGCGGACCTCGCCGGGGCGGGGGCCGACGGTGACGGTGCGGCGCCGGTCCGTGTCCTGGCCGCGGCCGCGGAGCTCGGCGGGGTACACGGCGGGGTGCAAGGTGGGTTGCCAGGCGGGTTGCAAGGCGGCGGTGGCGGTGCTGTGGCCGCTCATGTCCCGGTCAGGGCCGCCGACCTCGCCGCGGCGGGAGGCACCGTGCCCCTCGCCTCGACGCCCCCCGCCACACGTCTCCTGGCCCGAGCAACTGACTTCGCCGGTGCGGAGCCCGACACCGGTGGTGGTGCTGATGCGGCTCGTGTCCCGACCCCGGCCACGAAGTTGGCGGGGACGCGGGACAGCGGTGCTGATGCCGTTGCGGCCCATGTCCCGGGCCCGGCAACCGAGTTCACCGGGGCGCGCGGTGGCGGTGCCGATGCTGTCACCGCCCGCGTCCCGGACCGGGCTACCGGGGCTACCGGGGCTACCGGGGTCACCGAAGCCACCGGGGTCACCGGGGTCACCGGGGTCACCGAAGCCACCGAGGTCACCAGGGTCACCGAAGCCACCGGGGTCACCGGGGCTACCGGGGTCACCGAAGCCACCGGGGTCACCGAAGCCACCGGGGTCACCGAAGCCACCGGGGTCACCGGGGTCACCGAAGCCACCGAGGTCACCAGGGTCACCGAAGCCACCGGGGTCACCGGGGCTACCAGGGCAACCGGGGTAACCGGGGTAACCGGGGTAACTGTGGCCACCGGGGCCATCGGGGCAGGCGAGGCCACCGTGGCCACCGGAGCCGTCGAGGCCACCGGAGCCGTCGAGGGCGTCGCGGCGGAAGGTGTTGTCGAACTCGCCCCCAGGGTCCTCGTCGCCCACCTCCTCGCCCGAGCCGCCGAAGCCGCCGTCTACACCGGTGACCTGCGTAGATGTCGTGAAGCGGTGCTGGTCGCCCGGGAGTTGGGGCTCGACCCGCCGGGTGTGCCGGGCGGGATCGACGCGGCTGTCGACGGGCGGTACGACGATGCGCGCGTTCTGTTGGAGGCGACCGCCGGACGGTGCGGTCCGGGTGGTGACCCCACCCTTCTCGTCCACGCGGGCATCGCCGCCCTGATGCTCGGCGATCACACCCGCGCCGCCACTGCCACCGTCCGCGCGGCCGCCGCCGCCCGCGCCCGGGGCGACATCCCCGCCGTGTCCCAGGCCATGGAGTTCCGCGCCTACGCCGACTTCTGGACCGGCCGCCCGCGCGCCGCCGAGGCCACCGCGCTGGACGCCCTGCGGCAGGCGTACGCCACCGGACAGGACAACGGGGCCTGCCATCTGCAGGCCGCCCTCGCGATGTTCGCCGCGCTCACCGGCGACGGCGATCTGTGCCGGGAGCGGGCCGCGGCCGCCCGTTCGTACGCCCTCGCCCACGGACTGGGCCTGCCCGCCGCCCTCGCGCAGTGGGCGCTCGCCTTCCTCGACCTCGGCTCCGCCCGCTATGACGCCGCCGCGACCCGGCTGCGCGCCCTCGCCGCCTCCGGCCCCGGCCACGGCCACCGGGCCATCCGCCACCTGGCCACCCCGCACTACGTCGAGGCTGCCGCTCGCACCGGCGACACCCGAGTCGCCCGCGCCGCGCACGCCGACTACGACCGCTGGGCCCGCGCCGTCGGCAGCCCCGACGACCTGGCCCTGAGCGCCCGCTGCCGGGCCCTGCTCACCCCGGGCGCCGACGCCCTCGACCACTACCGCACGGCCCTCGACCTGCACGCCGAAGGCTCTCGCGCCTTCGAACGCGCCCGTACGGAACTGCTGTTCGGCAGCGCCCTGCGCAGACTGCGGCTGCGCACCGAGGCCCGCGACCGGCTGCACAGTGCCCTGGAGGCGTTCGACTCCTTCGGTGCCCCGCACTGCGCCGAGGCCGCCCGAGCCGAACTCCGCGCGCTCGGCGCCCCCGCCACCCCGACCCGCGCCGGCCGACGCCCGACGACCGACCTGACCGCACAGCAACTGCTGGTCGCCCGCATGGCCGCCGACGGCGCCACGAACCGCGAGATCGCCACCCGCCTCGCCCTCAGCCCCCGCACCATCGACCACCACCTACGAGGCGTCTTCACTCGCCTCGGCATCCGCTCCCGCATCGAACTCGTACGACTGCTCGCGGACGGGGACGAGGGTTAG
- a CDS encoding esterase/lipase family protein, whose translation MQRHKRRIAAALSAVVSSLLLSLSFSAPTAHAATHDPIVFVHGISSSSSSWDDWVADFKADGYTAAELDAWTYSWSQSNATTASQLATEIKNVLARTGASKVDVVVHSMGALSSRYYLKNLGGTAYVDDFVSVAGTNHGTSVASWCSWLYTSCAEMVTGSSFVTALNSGDETPGSVNYATYWSNCDAAIDPDSSALLSGATNVGVGCISHNEMNNDHGVYERVRDFIQ comes from the coding sequence ATGCAGCGCCACAAGCGTCGCATCGCCGCGGCCCTCTCGGCCGTGGTCTCTTCGCTCCTGCTGTCACTGTCCTTCTCCGCCCCCACAGCCCACGCGGCGACCCACGACCCGATCGTCTTCGTGCACGGCATCAGCAGCTCTTCGAGCAGCTGGGACGACTGGGTCGCCGACTTCAAGGCCGACGGCTACACGGCCGCCGAGCTGGACGCCTGGACGTACAGCTGGTCCCAGTCGAACGCCACGACCGCCTCGCAACTCGCCACCGAGATCAAGAACGTGCTCGCCCGGACCGGCGCGAGCAAGGTCGACGTCGTCGTCCACTCCATGGGCGCCCTCAGCTCCCGCTACTACCTCAAGAACCTCGGCGGGACGGCGTACGTCGACGACTTCGTCTCCGTCGCGGGCACCAACCACGGAACGTCGGTCGCCTCGTGGTGCAGCTGGCTGTACACGTCCTGCGCCGAGATGGTCACCGGCAGTTCCTTCGTCACCGCGCTCAACTCCGGTGACGAGACCCCGGGCAGCGTGAACTACGCGACCTACTGGTCGAACTGCGACGCCGCCATCGATCCGGACTCCTCGGCGCTGCTGAGCGGGGCCACCAACGTCGGCGTCGGGTGCATCTCGCACAACGAGATGAACAACGACCACGGCGTGTACGAACGGGTGCGCGACTTCATCCAGTGA
- a CDS encoding class I SAM-dependent methyltransferase — MRLCSTGSGKVLGDPVHHPLFARCYTRLGTAAETRAGLAGVRERLLAGLSGRVIEIGAGNGLNFAHYPGAVSEVVAIEPERRMRQAALETALRAEVPVDVVPGVAEALPVKSEAFDAAVVSLVLCSVRDLPRTLAELRRVLRPGGEVRFLEHGPGGGRAMQFAQRALDRTVWPHLAGGCRLTRDAVGALREAGFELGPYRRLLLPENGPRLPFSYCVIGTAWRPDAPG; from the coding sequence ATGCGGCTGTGCTCCACCGGCTCCGGCAAAGTGCTCGGTGATCCCGTCCACCATCCGTTGTTCGCCCGCTGCTACACCCGGCTGGGTACGGCAGCGGAGACCCGGGCCGGTCTCGCCGGTGTGCGTGAGCGGCTGCTCGCCGGGCTCTCCGGGCGGGTCATCGAGATCGGCGCGGGCAATGGGCTGAACTTCGCGCATTATCCGGGTGCCGTCTCGGAGGTCGTCGCGATCGAACCGGAGCGCCGGATGCGGCAGGCGGCGCTGGAAACCGCCCTGCGCGCCGAGGTGCCCGTCGATGTCGTGCCGGGGGTGGCGGAGGCGCTGCCGGTCAAGAGCGAGGCCTTCGACGCGGCGGTGGTCTCGCTGGTGCTGTGCAGCGTGCGGGACCTGCCGCGCACGCTGGCCGAGCTGCGGCGGGTGCTGCGGCCCGGGGGCGAGGTGCGGTTCCTCGAACACGGGCCGGGCGGCGGCCGGGCCATGCAGTTCGCCCAGCGCGCGTTGGACCGTACGGTGTGGCCGCACCTGGCCGGCGGCTGCCGGCTCACCCGCGACGCGGTCGGCGCGCTGCGGGAGGCCGGGTTCGAACTCGGTCCGTACCGTCGGCTGTTGCTGCCGGAGAACGGCCCGCGGCTGCCGTTCTCCTACTGCGTGATCGGTACCGCCTGGCGGCCCGACGCACCCGGGTGA
- a CDS encoding fic family toxin-antitoxin system, toxin component, producing the protein MSDLRIDLAWLLMLAEQKTPGDPQVTDWGALVAAVARHQAEIFDVPVYDDPQARAAALLQLLIHVPALERSNALFACAVAYAYLVASGLKVATSPEQVRDLARLVKNGEASLADIARELRQWSL; encoded by the coding sequence TTGAGCGACCTTCGCATCGACCTCGCCTGGCTCCTCATGCTCGCCGAACAGAAAACCCCGGGAGACCCCCAGGTCACCGACTGGGGGGCGCTGGTCGCGGCCGTGGCACGCCACCAGGCCGAGATATTCGACGTCCCCGTCTACGACGACCCGCAGGCCCGCGCCGCGGCCCTGCTCCAACTCCTCATCCACGTCCCCGCGCTGGAGCGCTCCAACGCCCTGTTCGCCTGCGCCGTCGCGTACGCCTATCTCGTCGCCAGCGGCCTGAAGGTCGCCACCTCGCCCGAACAGGTCCGCGACCTGGCCCGGCTGGTGAAGAACGGGGAGGCGTCGCTGGCCGACATCGCGCGGGAACTGCGCCAGTGGAGCCTGTGA
- a CDS encoding toxin-antitoxin system HicB family antitoxin → MAKTQLNVRVDEGTARAARERATARGMSVNRYIEELVRQDAGEIGHTFVEAASDFMKQYEAVFVDEFGAEREGATRETGTREAGTSEAGTREGRR, encoded by the coding sequence ATGGCGAAGACCCAGCTGAACGTACGCGTGGACGAGGGCACGGCCCGAGCCGCCCGCGAGCGGGCCACGGCCCGCGGCATGAGCGTCAACCGCTACATAGAAGAGCTGGTCAGACAGGACGCCGGGGAAATCGGCCACACGTTCGTCGAGGCCGCCAGTGACTTCATGAAGCAGTACGAGGCCGTCTTCGTGGACGAGTTCGGCGCGGAACGCGAGGGCGCCACGCGCGAGACCGGTACACGTGAGGCCGGTACATCCGAGGCCGGTACGCGCGAAGGTCGCCGCTGA
- a CDS encoding ABC transporter ATP-binding protein, with product MSTPAAEHAPGLASADGIAARARGLTKAYGSGETTVLALDSVDVDVARGRFTAVMGPSGSGKSTLMHCLAGLDTVSAGQVWLGDTEITGLKDRDLTRLRRDRIGFMFQSFNLIPTLNAAENITLPMDIAGQKPDQKWLDQVIDTLGLRDRLKHRPSQLSGGQQQRVACARALASRPELIFADEPTGNLDSRAGLEVLAFLRQAVDDLGQSVVMVTHDPGAAAHSDLVLFLADGRIVDEMERPTAEAVLERMKRFDVTRALSDGAPEED from the coding sequence TTGTCCACACCTGCTGCGGAGCACGCCCCCGGTCTGGCCTCGGCCGACGGGATCGCGGCCCGCGCCCGCGGTCTGACCAAGGCGTACGGCTCGGGCGAGACCACGGTGCTCGCCCTGGACTCGGTGGACGTGGACGTCGCGCGCGGCCGTTTTACCGCCGTCATGGGGCCGTCCGGCTCCGGGAAGTCCACCCTGATGCACTGCCTGGCCGGCCTCGACACCGTTTCGGCCGGTCAGGTGTGGCTCGGCGACACCGAGATCACGGGGCTGAAGGATCGGGACCTGACCCGGCTGCGGCGCGACCGGATCGGGTTCATGTTCCAGTCGTTCAACCTGATCCCGACGCTCAACGCGGCCGAGAACATCACCCTGCCCATGGACATCGCGGGTCAGAAGCCCGACCAGAAGTGGCTGGACCAGGTCATCGACACCCTGGGTCTGCGGGACCGGCTCAAGCACCGGCCGTCGCAGTTGTCCGGCGGCCAGCAGCAGCGCGTGGCCTGTGCCCGGGCGCTCGCCTCCCGGCCCGAGCTGATCTTCGCCGACGAGCCGACCGGCAACCTGGACTCGCGGGCGGGCCTGGAGGTGCTCGCCTTCTTGCGCCAGGCCGTGGACGATCTCGGCCAGAGCGTCGTCATGGTCACCCACGATCCGGGCGCCGCCGCCCACTCCGACCTGGTGCTCTTCCTCGCGGACGGGCGCATCGTGGACGAGATGGAACGGCCCACCGCGGAGGCGGTGCTGGAACGCATGAAGCGCTTCGACGTCACCCGCGCCCTGTCCGACGGCGCCCCCGAGGAGGACTGA